The following proteins come from a genomic window of Coffea arabica cultivar ET-39 chromosome 11c, Coffea Arabica ET-39 HiFi, whole genome shotgun sequence:
- the LOC113716848 gene encoding aspartate--tRNA ligase 2, cytoplasmic-like isoform X1: protein MADVSKEGVEGAMEEEEAAAGKKLSKKEAAKLERQRKRQEHAAAAALSAVSIEEADPLATNYGDVPLIELQSKAVTGRKWTEVADLNEELKDQVVLIRGRAQTIRAVGKKMAFLVVREKGFTVQCVLTVTPDVVSGQMVKYAAALSKESIIDVEGVISVPKDPIKGASQQVEVQVRKLYCVSKAIPILPINIEDAARSDAEIEKAEQAGEKLVRVNQDTRLNNRFLDLRTPANQAIFRIQCQVGMLFRQFLLSEGCIEIHTPKLIPGSSEGGSAVFKLEYKGQPACLAQSPQLHKQMAICADFGRVFEIGPVFRAEDSFTHRHLCEFVGLDVEMEIKEHYSEVMDVVDRLFVSMFDSINQNCKKELDAIGRQYPFEPLKYLPKTLRLTFEEGIQILKEAGVEVDPLGDLNTETERKLGQLVFEKYGTEFYILHRYPLAVRPFYTMPCYDNPAYSNSFDVFIRGEEIISGAQRVHAPELLAQRAESCGIDVRTISTYIDSFRCGAPIHGGFGVGLERVVMLYCALNNVRKTSLFPRDPQRLAP, encoded by the exons ATGGCAGACGTATCTAAAGAAGGAGTAGAAGGGGcaatggaggaggaggaggcggCGGCCGGAAAGAAGCTCTCCAAGAAGGAAGCTGCCAAGCTCGAACGCCAGAGAAAGCGGCAGGAGCACGCGGCGGCGGCGGCTTTGTCGGCCGTCTCGATTGAGGAGGCCGATCCATTGGCTACCAATTACGGAGACGTGCCATTGATTGAGCTCCAGTCCAAGGCCGTGACGGGGCGGAAGTGGACCGAGGTGGCTGATTTGAATGAGGAATTGAAAGATCAGGTGGTCTTGATCCGAGGTAGGGCGCAAACCATTCGAGCCGTCGGGAAAAAAATGGCTTTTTTGGTGGTGAGGGAAAAGGGTTTTACTGTACAGTGTGTGTTGACGGTGACGCCGGATGTTGTCAGCGGGCAGATGGTGAAGTACGCCGCAGCATTGAGTAAGGAATCTATAATTGACGTCGAAGGCGTGATTTCAGTCCCTAAAGACCCCATTAAAGGCGCTTCTCAGCAG GTGGAAGTACAAGTGAGGAAACTTTATTGCGTTAGCAAAGCTATCCCTATACTGCCTATAAATATTGAGGATGCTGCCAGAAGTGATGCTGAAATTGAAAAAGCTGAGCAG GCTGGAGAGAAACTTGTTCGTGTTAATCAGGATACTCGTCTGAATAACAGATTTCTCGACCTACGCACACCTGCTAATCAGGCAATATTCCGCATTCAATGTCAAGTTGGGATG TTATTTAGGCAGTTTTTGCTATCTGAAGGGTGTATTGAGATCCATACACCCAAACTGATACCTGGTTCTAGTGAAGGGGGTTCGGCTGTATTTAAGCTGGAGTACAAAGGGCAACCTGCATGTCTTGCTCAGTCACCTCAGCTCCACAAACAAATGGCAATCTGTGCTGATTTTGGGCGTGTCTTTGAGATTGGTCCTGTTTTCAGAGCTGAAGATTCATTTACACATAGACATTTGTGTGAGTTTGTAGGTCTTGATGTTGAAATGGAGATAAAGGAACATTATTCAGAG GTGATGGATGTTGTTGATCGCTTATTTGTGTCCATGTTTGACAGTATAAATCAGAACTGTAAAAAGGAGCTTGATGCCATTGGCAGACAATATCCCTTTGAGCCTTTAAAG TACTTGCCCAAGACGTTGCGGCTTACATTTGAAGAAGGAATTCAAATTCTGAAG GAAGCAGGGGTTGAAGTTGATCCCCTCGGGGACCTGAACACAGAAACAGAAAGAAAACTGGGACAGCTTGTGTTTGAGAA GTATGGCACAGAGTTCTACATACTTCATCGCTATCCTTTGGCTGTCCGGCCATTTTATACAATGCCTTGTTATGATAATCCTGCTTATAGTAATTCCTTTGATGTTTTTATAAGAG GTGAAGAAATTATATCTGGAGCTCAACGTGTCCATGCACCTGAGTTGTTGGCTCAACGTGCTGAATCATGTGGCATTGATGTCAGGACAATATCAACATATATTGATTCATTTAG ATGTGGTGCACCTATTCACGGTGGCTTTGGAGTAGGATTGGAGCGTGTGGTTATGCTTTATTGTGCATTGAACAATGTTCGTAAGACATCACTTTTCCCCCGTGACCCGCAAAGACTTGCTCCATGA
- the LOC113716848 gene encoding aspartate--tRNA ligase 2, cytoplasmic-like isoform X2, whose protein sequence is MADVSKEGVEGAMEEEEAAAGKKLSKKEAAKLERQRKRQEHAAAAALSAVSIEEADPLATNYGDVPLIELQSKAVTGRKWTEVADLNEELKDQVVLIRGRAQTIRAVGKKMAFLVVREKGFTVQCVLTVTPDVVSGQMVKYAAALSKESIIDVEGVISVPKDPIKGASQQVEVQVRKLYCVSKAIPILPINIEDAARSDAEIEKAEQAGEKLVRVNQDTRLNNRFLDLRTPANQLFRQFLLSEGCIEIHTPKLIPGSSEGGSAVFKLEYKGQPACLAQSPQLHKQMAICADFGRVFEIGPVFRAEDSFTHRHLCEFVGLDVEMEIKEHYSEVMDVVDRLFVSMFDSINQNCKKELDAIGRQYPFEPLKYLPKTLRLTFEEGIQILKEAGVEVDPLGDLNTETERKLGQLVFEKYGTEFYILHRYPLAVRPFYTMPCYDNPAYSNSFDVFIRGEEIISGAQRVHAPELLAQRAESCGIDVRTISTYIDSFRCGAPIHGGFGVGLERVVMLYCALNNVRKTSLFPRDPQRLAP, encoded by the exons ATGGCAGACGTATCTAAAGAAGGAGTAGAAGGGGcaatggaggaggaggaggcggCGGCCGGAAAGAAGCTCTCCAAGAAGGAAGCTGCCAAGCTCGAACGCCAGAGAAAGCGGCAGGAGCACGCGGCGGCGGCGGCTTTGTCGGCCGTCTCGATTGAGGAGGCCGATCCATTGGCTACCAATTACGGAGACGTGCCATTGATTGAGCTCCAGTCCAAGGCCGTGACGGGGCGGAAGTGGACCGAGGTGGCTGATTTGAATGAGGAATTGAAAGATCAGGTGGTCTTGATCCGAGGTAGGGCGCAAACCATTCGAGCCGTCGGGAAAAAAATGGCTTTTTTGGTGGTGAGGGAAAAGGGTTTTACTGTACAGTGTGTGTTGACGGTGACGCCGGATGTTGTCAGCGGGCAGATGGTGAAGTACGCCGCAGCATTGAGTAAGGAATCTATAATTGACGTCGAAGGCGTGATTTCAGTCCCTAAAGACCCCATTAAAGGCGCTTCTCAGCAG GTGGAAGTACAAGTGAGGAAACTTTATTGCGTTAGCAAAGCTATCCCTATACTGCCTATAAATATTGAGGATGCTGCCAGAAGTGATGCTGAAATTGAAAAAGCTGAGCAG GCTGGAGAGAAACTTGTTCGTGTTAATCAGGATACTCGTCTGAATAACAGATTTCTCGACCTACGCACACCTGCTAATCAG TTATTTAGGCAGTTTTTGCTATCTGAAGGGTGTATTGAGATCCATACACCCAAACTGATACCTGGTTCTAGTGAAGGGGGTTCGGCTGTATTTAAGCTGGAGTACAAAGGGCAACCTGCATGTCTTGCTCAGTCACCTCAGCTCCACAAACAAATGGCAATCTGTGCTGATTTTGGGCGTGTCTTTGAGATTGGTCCTGTTTTCAGAGCTGAAGATTCATTTACACATAGACATTTGTGTGAGTTTGTAGGTCTTGATGTTGAAATGGAGATAAAGGAACATTATTCAGAG GTGATGGATGTTGTTGATCGCTTATTTGTGTCCATGTTTGACAGTATAAATCAGAACTGTAAAAAGGAGCTTGATGCCATTGGCAGACAATATCCCTTTGAGCCTTTAAAG TACTTGCCCAAGACGTTGCGGCTTACATTTGAAGAAGGAATTCAAATTCTGAAG GAAGCAGGGGTTGAAGTTGATCCCCTCGGGGACCTGAACACAGAAACAGAAAGAAAACTGGGACAGCTTGTGTTTGAGAA GTATGGCACAGAGTTCTACATACTTCATCGCTATCCTTTGGCTGTCCGGCCATTTTATACAATGCCTTGTTATGATAATCCTGCTTATAGTAATTCCTTTGATGTTTTTATAAGAG GTGAAGAAATTATATCTGGAGCTCAACGTGTCCATGCACCTGAGTTGTTGGCTCAACGTGCTGAATCATGTGGCATTGATGTCAGGACAATATCAACATATATTGATTCATTTAG ATGTGGTGCACCTATTCACGGTGGCTTTGGAGTAGGATTGGAGCGTGTGGTTATGCTTTATTGTGCATTGAACAATGTTCGTAAGACATCACTTTTCCCCCGTGACCCGCAAAGACTTGCTCCATGA
- the LOC113715838 gene encoding ethylene-responsive transcription factor CRF2-like, with the protein MSNTEKVKYSEHLMQTTKFISQSDVNAYPKVLGILVTDPHYTDSSSDEEGSTSHRYRVKKYINEIIFKHLPFEENCNNDGNVKEKPSNRNVAGNKRKRKGTEKAESKDESKRKKFRGVRQRCWGSWVAEIRDPIKQKQVWLGTYDTAENAAIAYDRAAIQFRGTKAITNFLPPPPVKDELSSITTRAVNRTG; encoded by the coding sequence ATGTCAAACACTGAGAAAGTCAAGTACAGTGAACACCTGATgcaaaccacaaaattcatatCCCAATCCGATGTGAATGCTTATCCTAAAGTTCTCGGGATCTTAGTAACTGATCCCCACTACACTGATTCTTCCAGTGATGAAGAGGGCAGCACTAGTCATCGCTATAGGGTCAAAAAGTACATCAATGAGATCATATTCAAGCACCTCCCTTTTGAAGAAAATTGTAACAATGATGGGAACGTAAAAGAGAAACCTAGCAACAGAAATGTAGCGgggaacaagagaaaaagaaaaggcacaGAAAAAGCGGAGTCTAAAGATGAGAGCAAGCGTAAGAAGTTTCGTGGTGTGCGTCAGCGGTGTTGGGGCAGCTGGGTAGCTGAGATAAGAGATCCTATTAAACAGAAACAAGTGTGGCTTGGCACTTATGATACAGCAGAAAATGCTGCAATAGCTTATGATCGTGCAGCTATTCAGTTTCGTGGAACCAAAGCAATCACAAACTTTCTCCCACCACCGCCAGTTAAAGATGAACTCTCAAGCATCACAactagagctgttaatcgaacTGGGTAG